The Bacillaceae bacterium IKA-2 DNA window ATAAATAAGAGGGAGATGTATGAGATGAGTGAAAGTTCCAAAGTGAAATCAGACATAGAGATAGCACAAGCTTGTCAAATAAAACCAATCGAAGAAATCGCCGCCAAGCTAAATTTAACAAAGGACGATTGGGAGCCTTACGGGAGATATAAAGCAAAAATTTCTTTAGATCTATTAGAGCGCTTACATAATCAAAAAGATGGCAAGGTTATTTTAGTAACAGCAATTAGTCCGACTCCAGCAGGAGAAGGGAAATCAACGGTTACGGTGGGACTAGGACAGGGGCTGTCGCGAATTGGTAAAAACGCAATGATTGCCCTTAGAGAGCCTTCATTAGGTCCATGTATGGGCATTAAAGGCGGTGCTGCTGGTGGTGGTTATTCTCAAGTAGTTCCAATGGAAGATATTAACCTTCATTTTACAGGAGATCTTCATGCAATTACAACTGCGCATAATGCTCTATCAGCATTTTTAGATAACCATATTCATCAAGGAAACGATTTGAATATTGATGTTAGACGAGTGATTTGGAAACGAGTCGTTGATTTAAATGATCGTGCATTAAGACAAGTAGTTGTTGGCTTAGGTGGGCCTTTTCAAGGTGTTCCTAGGGAATCGGGCTTTGATATTACGGTGGCATCGGAAATAATGGCGATTTTGTGCTTAGCTAATAATTTAAAAGAACTAAAACAGCGAATCGCAAATATTGTTGTTGGTTATAACTTTGAGCAAAACCCTGTTACTGTAAAAGATTTGAAGGTAGAAGGCGCGCTTACTTTACTATTGAAAGATGCCCTAAAACCTAATTTAGTTCAAACTTTAGAACATACACCGGCCTTGATTCACGGAGGTCCATTTGCGAACATCGCTCATGGTTGTAATAGTATTATTGCTACAAAGATGGCTGCTAAGCTCGCTGATTATGTTGTCACAGAAGCAGGTTTTGGGGCAGATTTAGGAGCTGAAAAGTTTTTAAACATTAAAGCTCGTTATGCTGGATTTAAGCCAAGTCTTGTCGTTATTGTTGCAACAATTAGAGCTCTTAAAATGCATGGTGGTGCTAAAAAAGATGAGCTTAAGAATGAAAATCTTGACGCCTTAGAACGAGGTATGGATAACTTACTAAAGCATATTGATACAATTAAAGCGTTTGGCTTGCCATTTGTTATTTCTGTGAATCAGTTTATCTCAGACACAGATGCTGAAATCGGTCTACTGCAAAAACTTTGCAAAGAGAACGGTAGTGAAGCAATTCTTACGGATGTTTGGGCAAAAGGTGGAGCAGGAGCAGAGGCTTTGGCTGAAAAAGTTGTTTCCTTAATTGATGAAGAAGAAAATCACTTCGACCACCTATACTCGCTAGATAGTACAATCGAAGAAAAAATTGAAACGATTGCCAAAAAAGTATATGGAGCAAGTGGTGTTGACTACTCGGCAAAAGTGAAAAAGCAAATCAAGCAATTTGAAAAATATGGTTGGGATAAATTACCGATTTGTATGGCCAAAACTCAATATTCGCTTTCTGATGATCCGTTGAAGTTAGGAAGACCAGAGGGATTTACGATTACAATTCGTGAATTACGTCCTTCGATTGGTGCTGGCTTTATTGTTGCCTTAGCAGGTGATGTTATGACAATGCCAGGCCTGCCCAAGCATCCAGCAGCATTACGAATGGATGTTTCTGATGATGGAAAAGCAATTGGGTTATTTTAAATATTCGAGAAGCTAGACAGACGACAAAACTTTATACTTTCTTACCTTTCGAGAAAAGAGCTGACTTTATTTTTTTAAAGTCAGCTCTTTTTTTTATTGAATTTCCTCTGTGTAAGCAATCAGAGCAACCTGTTTACCAATTTGTGTTTCAATTTTTTTTTCTAATTGAGTTATTTCCTCAATAATTTCTTGATTACTGCGAATATCTTCTAACTGAAACTGTTTCACAAGTAACACTCCTCCCCAATAATTTATTGTTAGTATAGCTTTAGTACTGGAATTTATTCGAAAGGTAAAGAATACAATAGTAACTGGCTAATTTTATATTTTAGATGTGTAATGAGGCTAACGAAGGAGTTTAGGCTTCTCAAATAAGGTAAGAAAGTATAAAATTTTTGTGTCTGTCTAGCTTCAAGACACATAATTTGAGCTTCTTCGTAGTGGGTTTTGCGACGAGTAACCGCAGGAGCAGGCGCCATCGGCTTGACCGCTTCAGTCCTTTTCGGAAGTCAAAAAGCGACTTCTGTCAAAGGCCTTCCACCGGTTGTCGCCGATAGGCGGGCGCCTTACGCTTTTCTAATAAGGAGTTGTTTATGTGAGCAGAAAAATGTTATTTTTCATTATAGGATTTTTTTCCTTCATGTTATCAGCAAAAATTTTCCCGGCCTTTGAGGTGCTTCAATATGAAGTTATTTTAAGTAGTTTA harbors:
- a CDS encoding formate--tetrahydrofolate ligase, which translates into the protein MSESSKVKSDIEIAQACQIKPIEEIAAKLNLTKDDWEPYGRYKAKISLDLLERLHNQKDGKVILVTAISPTPAGEGKSTVTVGLGQGLSRIGKNAMIALREPSLGPCMGIKGGAAGGGYSQVVPMEDINLHFTGDLHAITTAHNALSAFLDNHIHQGNDLNIDVRRVIWKRVVDLNDRALRQVVVGLGGPFQGVPRESGFDITVASEIMAILCLANNLKELKQRIANIVVGYNFEQNPVTVKDLKVEGALTLLLKDALKPNLVQTLEHTPALIHGGPFANIAHGCNSIIATKMAAKLADYVVTEAGFGADLGAEKFLNIKARYAGFKPSLVVIVATIRALKMHGGAKKDELKNENLDALERGMDNLLKHIDTIKAFGLPFVISVNQFISDTDAEIGLLQKLCKENGSEAILTDVWAKGGAGAEALAEKVVSLIDEEENHFDHLYSLDSTIEEKIETIAKKVYGASGVDYSAKVKKQIKQFEKYGWDKLPICMAKTQYSLSDDPLKLGRPEGFTITIRELRPSIGAGFIVALAGDVMTMPGLPKHPAALRMDVSDDGKAIGLF